The segment CTGTGTTAATCTTCCTGATAAAATAAGAGACAGACTGAACTTAAGGACTGATGGTTTTAATCGCGCGACTGCAATGCAAAACCAAATTAAAACGATTTGGCAACAAAACCAACAGTGCATACATGTCCCATAATCAGTTTGTCGCAATTACGCAGCAGCCTGTTGCTGTTGCAATCGTCATATTAAGGAAgtgatattttcaaatatttggaACCAAGTCCTAAAATGACAATCATTAGgtaattaaaaccgaaataaattacacatatgaaagaaaaagtgaccaaggagGATTAGGTAATTTCTCATTTTATGAAATTCATGTAATTTCATGAAAACTAGAGCATATCACCGACACCGAGGCCAAGTTAGGTACATGAATAGAGGGAATTCTATAAACAAATTAAAGGGAAAAGGCATCTAACTGAATCCCCTATATGTGCGTAAATCGTAGTTGACTCACAATTAATATATGATATAAAGGATGGCGGTTAAACAATAACAGCAGTTCACAAAGTGGTTCAAATAAGTATGGTCCTATTAGCATAACCATTATTTGGTGGCAATTAATAATAGGTGCCTTTTAATTTGATCCATTTTTTTACCATTCCTTTAAGGacattttttctaaattttgatTAGTTTTGTGTACACGTACCTACGACAATGGAGGTTGCAGTGTTTTTTGTTTGCATGGCAATAATTGCGCAAATTTACGCTGCGCCGACACCGGAATCAGGGTAAGTTTAGACCTATAGGTATTATGTATACAGCCTTAGAGATAAAATGGCCTTAGATAGGAATGTCATAACAATATGTTGTAGGATAaaaacacagatgtcatatataccatagatcaagcaaacgtatctacttagcgtgtcaaatgaactcagtgaaatccactgagttgtccgtctttaatcgcagcttgcagctttcgggcgtcaatttttgtaagttgaagtcaatcaaaacataaaaaatgcctcgttacgtgatattcaattgcaacaacacaaaaattatgaacaatcaagagcctgagacatatttaaaattacaggcaagaaacaacttcagtacaaaatttgacacgctcggcccctatacaaatagatgaacttgtttcttctatataaataaagttctgtggatAAAAAAATCACGTTTATGCTACTATGTGCTCGCAATTTCAGAAAGAAATAGAAGCAGTAATTTAATGCAGAAAATTGTACCTTAACCACTTCCAAAACAGTGCCTGTTGTTGTACAAATTATGTATATCGATAGTTAATTCTAGTTAAAAAACACTATCAAGACCCAATTTTGAATTTGTTGACAATTTTGCATTGCATTTAGCACATTATAAATGTGACATTAGTGTAGGTATATGACGAATAGAGTCGGGTCTTTTATAAACAGTGAATCAAatttaaattatacttaattttatttccAGATCCATCGCTGACCAAAAGAATGAATTTGAACTACCACCAATGGCTCGTGGAGGGTTTACTATGACATTACACGTCACAGTCTCTACAACTGCAAGTACTAGTAACAAATTGTGAGTTTTTATCATGTCTCATTTCACttcttatatttatgtattggtAGTTTTACAGTACAGTAATCATGttacgaggtgcggtccaaaagtTTCCGGCTTAAGAAAGAAAAGACTTACTTATTACTTAGTTACAAAACCATCATTATTTTTCGATATGAGTCTCCCTCTATTAAAACGCATGTTTCAGATCTCTTTCAAAGCTTTTCTATCACCTAATTAAAACTCAAGATTTACCCATGTCCTCAAAATGGGCCTAAAACGCACTTTAACATccgaaaaaaaacaaattatacattgtTTATTTTTACAGGAAAGTCAAGATGCTGCCTACAGCAGAGGACGATAATGAACCTATACCGGAATATTGCAAAAACAACAACATTGAAGGCAAACATATTTGCGTCATGCCGAATCAAGAATGGACCAACAGATCGGCAGAAACTCGTAAGTAAaactttatataaataataacaaaacaaaagTTCCTCCGTAGGTATTAGCAACGCTGAACGATTTAGAGCCATCAGGCCAGATAAGTTTCCATTAGCCGGATTTACACAGAGCGTGGCACGTCGCGAGGCAATGCGTGTTATGTAGAaaaattcagcaaataggccacaggggcacatttacacgtcacatgtacacatttagaaaatatttaaaattgaatttaaattacaattgatagACGTGCCTCGGTcgaggcacacctcggacactggcgatcaaatatatgaaagaggctcgTTCCTagtacacagtctaagctcgtgtaggtgaacgcgtaccatgcttgtatgagtgaaatatgataggtcgactgttctcgtttttgacaggcggtaactatgaggtaaccgagagagggtgggtggcgctttcagcggggagcgggagtggccatactgtacgatagtactctttattatactgtggtcgaGGCATGAGCGCGTTTTGCTCGGCCAAGCAACCTGCCTCAgccgaggcacgtctacattGGACGTTTGCCGCttgagcacattgcctcgcggCGTGCCTCGCTATGTGAGGACCCGGCTAttggcaacgattttgacagCCTCGCCGGTGCAAATCTCATTTCGACAAACTCCGATGTACGAGTACTTATGACGTGTAGTTAACCCTTGCAGTGGCAGGGCTTGCAAAATTTAACTGAACCTGACTCTAAAAATTAAACGGCTCGGCATTCAGTTTCGCACGTGTGTTCGCAGCTTTATAGTAAACGGTCCTAATTCATACTTTTATTTATAGATTCGTAGCGATTAATAGCGATATTTATATGATATCCCTTTTATTTTCAGAAGAGATCATAGATCAAGTTATAGGCATCACAGCCGACCGCATGGACAATCGCCTCATTCTAGGAGTGGAACTAAATGGGAACAATCATGGCGTCACCTTAATGGACCTGGCAGATTTTGAAAAACTAAAGCACTTTTCGGTCGGAGGTATTAAGGAGATAAAAAAGTTGGAATTTGAGTTTAAACACGAATATCAGTAGTACCTAATGTTAGCcctaaatttgaaaaattcttatttttaagaagAAAACAGAACAGTATTACGGTAGATACTGCTACCAGAGCAGAGTGAAACTGGAGATGGGTACTGGTAGGGTATTCTGGAAGACCCGAAGGTCTTGGTCACTCGACACTGACTGTTAAACACAAGGGTCTATCGCGAGGCAAAaagattttgtttttaattataaatgggcctactcttagccacagactagccgaaggcaaagacgtggtctacaatggagtgagctcgcccaaaagatgcctgttcactcctgATTTGATCAATTTCCTTCACGgtctctctatcgctcgtacAACTTCGAGCAATAGAGCAAGATAATTAGTGACAAATagtgattttataaataatttgccTAGTACTTTGATGTTCCTAGtaaatgtatttaatatttaggTAAAGGTGCTTTTCTAGATCTAAACATACCGATTTATAGGCAAAACAATGCACAATGGGTAAAATTAGTACAGATTTAACAAAAGTAACTCTAttaatatacaatatacatacatatatatattttattttcagattTACAATCAGCTCCATTATAAATCTACTAATTTACTGTATTTATTAGCTAATTATAATCGCTTAAAAGTTGTTGTTAACTTTAGTAGGTGTTCAATATCTGCTTAAACATATGATGTCATACAATTTTAAGCCTAATATGTTAGGGGGGCAATAAAATATTCTGTATGTTGTTCTATAAAGCCTTATGACTGACCAACTTACAGGGACAGTATTGATGTAGagatataaatatatgtatttaagctcgtaatatgtatatattagaATAAATCGAGAAAAAAATGGTATTAAATCCTAGTCACATTAATTTATTTCGTATAACGAAAATGTTGTTTAATGTAGATAATTTATTTTGGTATATACAGATGTTTAGGTTTACAGAAATGAATGGGATAACTGTAAgtgaatgatgatgattatttgtTTATATGTAAAGTTAAGAAGATAATGTCGTATGTACTTAATTACGTAACGATTTTTAATAAACAAGAACATTAAAtgaacctgtttttattgaagaAATACATTAAATCCCACGCGAGAACATAAACCCAATGTAAATAAGTAAGtctgtatatgtataattagatttattagtagCAGTTACctacatgacaatatttatttGGGCTTAGTTATAATgacatacttaaataattaaacaacGGGCTCAAATCCTCAAAACGGCGAGGTCAATCCGAGAAGCCTGTGGAGACACCAGGAGGATCCTGCGCTTCTGGGCAGATTTAGGCTGGCTAGACCCCTAGCCGGCAAACACAGCACGCACACGCACAATGGCCTCTTTCCGAGGCTAAGTGCGGAATTCGGAGCCCATAaccataacataacataacatagccTTTATTTCCATAACCATATTCAAAAAGATTTTTGAGATTTATTTTTACAGCCAAAAGAGGTAGACAAGTTTTATTAACCAGTGTAATGTGCACATTAAACTGGTTAATAAAACATGTAAGTACTTATACGAATGAGTTGCTAAGGAGCGACATCATAAGGTGGTGTGTCAGTCTTCTTCATTTACTAGTCTGATTTTGTAGTTCAAAGGCATCTAATATGCTCGTAAGCATATAGTtaacatacctacttacttacgcctttttattttgatttataaTGTCTAAATATAAATTGATCGGTTTCACATTTAGGAGAAGTATTGGTGTGTGTTGGAATGTAACTCACACCACAGCTTGCGGCTACGGAACACTGCACACATTGAAAAACGTTTACGGTGTCGTCTCGCcgtaggtaggtagtaggtacatacatctCTCTCACAAGCATAACCTTTCATATCGAGACCGCGTCTAATCCATTCATCTTACTCCCACACGACTATTAACATACGAACTGACGGATCCAAAGTCGTCAGGGACGGAGAACTCCTAGATCAAGTAAATGTCTATAATTTAAACCTTACTAGAGAGGTGAATAGCGCACAGCGGTGTTTCGTCACAACGAAATGAACTTGGTATTTCACAGCGAAGGCTGCCGTGTAGTTAGTAAGATTTAGTTATCATGATCAGGTAAAGAAGTGTGCGCGTGTACGCGCGAAGCTCACAGCATTCTTTAATAAGAAGAATTTACCTGCAAAACATCTTAGTCAATACAGTGCAGTGATAAGTGATAGTGTAAAAATATTCGTAGTACGAGCGACCGGGTATGTGAGATGACGCGATAACTGTTAACAACGGTGTGTGCATGTGttgtttattttcaatattacGTCATCGTGTTAATGAAAACCATCTTTAGGCTTGGAATTTTAAGCACTGTACCGTTCTTCATCGATAGTATCGTGTATAAATCAGTTCAGTTCTGTTCTCAGTTTAGTGTTAACAAGTGTTTGAAGATGTTGAAAGCATGCTGGGATTGTTGGACAGGGTacgcaataaaatttaaataattgttaaatacATACCTAATTAATCAATAGATATGGCCTCAACCccaatatcattaaataaataataaaaacacaagttaatataaagtatttcattaaaaataaaaataattacttaatattAGGCAATAGGTAAAAGAGTTAGTCCAAAATAAGTTGGCAACGATTTAAACAGTATTGCcggtgcaaatgttattttaaacgccAAACTTCGATTGAAATTATAACGTTTACCTACTTAACAATTGCAAAGGCGGAACCTACTTTTATCGTGGAGCCGGTTCCTGCCTATTCATTTCGAcctttttcttttttataaaCCAAAGTAGGTATTGTACACTTGCTTTATTGTAAGAAATATAAAAGCAGGTACAAAGTTATAAGATAAACCTTACAGGGCCCGTGATAGACCGATTAGGTAGTCAGCTAGTAGCAGTAGTAGTACACTTCTTAATTAACACGTTCGACGCCGGTGACACAGCGTCTGTGATCAAAAAATCCTTACTCCTATGCCATTGACAcatgtgtgttttaatttatgagCCTTTTTGTTGccaaatttcaaattaaataaaaaatgattgaACATACAGTTATGTTATTCAAAATTAAGTAATGGTTAGGTAATTACAACATCAATTcatggttttattttatatgtataacgCCGTAAAATCcatttaatataataaagcaATACTAAATACATATAAAGGCGCCCAATTTAAAAACGTAGAGATGAAGGTTTAATTTTCAAAGAAAATTTGAATGAACGCCATTTTTAGTGCCTAGATTCGGTTCACGGCCTATAAATAGGTAACTCAAACTTTTTAAAGATTGCTTTCCTCATAACAACAAAAATTTCCAGACGTGAcccaaatgtcaatgtcaacgTCAAAGATGCGTCAGAGTAATCGTCTCTCTTCAAGGTTATTATTTTGGACAACAAACGagaattgaataataatgtatGAAATGAAAGTGAATCATATTTTATGTAGACTGCGTTGATCCTCAATTGATAGTAAATGCTTGTTATCTTTATAACTATAATAAGTGACACTTGAATCAATATCTGATAGCTCGGCTTTCATGACTTATCGATAAATTCCtagatattttataaaataacctGTTCTTAAAGATAACAGACTAaaatagtaattatttatttagaagCGGTGTGGAGAATGGGCGTGGTGACGGCGTGTATGGCACTCAGTTGAATGGAGGCAGTGAGAGTGTTCCCCTGCGGCCGGCGCGATCGACAGAACGAAACATGTTTGTGATTCCACGGGCGCTGAGCGCCGGAGATTCCATGGAGGTCTCCTGCACTATCAATGATCCAAATAGGTATGCATCATTTTTAAGACGgcctaatttaatttaatactaGTAGTACTAGTACCCATACAGTTTTAAAGTAGGTAGTACCTACTTGTGATTTAATACTAAAGTGGGAAAGATAGTAATTATTCTCCTTCTCCAAACTTGATAAGTTGAGATATTAGAAACTATCAAGATTTATTTggcatttttaattaattacaagATACTGCAAAAGATAAAACTGAATAATATCTTTAAACTGCAATTTAAGATGGAAGGACTAAAACTGTATTTCATGTAACATAATTTATCTTTATAATGACTAAGTATCTATTGTATTGTAAGCAGTGATTTTTCTTGTTTTTGCATCCTGAGTACATTTAattctattatattttaaaaatacatttgaaCTAGCCTGCTACTATACCAATCAAGGACTACCCCTCTGTGCCACAACCACTGTGTGAATTATCCATGGTTTTGGAAATATCTGTAGTTAACATCTAATCCAGTCGCCAAAAGGATTTAGTAAATGTGAAGATTTGATGTAAATATGGCTCTCCCCTAAAATTCCTTTAAATTATGGCccctaatgaaaaaaaattgcccCCCACTGATCTAACCTATTTTACTTCCAGATTCACTGCCAATTTGTTGACAGGATCACCCAGACCAGATAGTAATAACATAGCCTGTCAAATAGACAGCGATTTCCAGAGAAATGAGGTAGCAATCAGAGTCATAGAAAATGGTCAGCAAGCCATACCAGAATCGGAACAGGTCAAAGGCGAAGCCAATGGTATGATGTCAGGTATTTATGTCTTTTAACTTTACTATTAATGCTCTATTCTAATGGACAAACGGTatgtctattttttttaatgtgaatTTAATTATTACCTTATGTCCTTTCATGGGTCTTAATATCTATCTTCATGTGAAGGAGTTTCATCTTAATCAGTTCAATGGTTTAAGTGAGACAAACTAACACATAAAAAGAGGATATTTACATTAATATCATTTATTCCTAATTCTTATCCATTCCAAGATTTAACCAGTTAAGAATTCTGCATATAAACAAGAATGGAAGGGTATAAAGCGAATAGTTTTGCTaactgtacataattactaaaaAGGAAAGTGAAATAAATTCTTACATTTtaacttttattgttttgttaCAGGTTCCTCAGAAGTATTGCTAGAATTCAAATTCGATGGAGGCTATGGAAGAACTAATTTGGAAATGTATATCAACAGATCATTTTTAGATGTTCTTGAATTGAAACATGATGttgaaaaaattacatttttggaAATGTTAGGAGATGTGAAGGTTACCGGACTAAATTTCAAGTTTGCTTAAAAATCTTGTACATAATGTTTATTGTATGCATATGTTGTTGTTATTGCTTATATTTGTGcaactttaaaaataattatagcatATCTTGTAATGTACAAATTACTGTTCGAGTGCATAATAGTTGCGTCTTTTCATCACAAAAAGGTTGAAGCATGAGAATGCTTTAAACTTTTATAGCACGAGAATGCTACAAACTTTTTTATAATTACAATCCTTAAAGGTTGTGTCAGAATTGACAACTGCCATTAAATTAACTATACTCTGAAATGCTTACTTATTTGTAGGTGGTAGTTATCAATCCCACGGATGcttgttttaattattatagtGATGACGCAATTGTCAATAATTTAtgtgaattatttatttatactaaattaagtatttaagttgCAATTATTACTGTAATTTATTTACCAGTagctttcattttattttacttagttTTGTAAGAATTAGTAATTGAATTTGATAtgatacataataattaataagattaataaatgATACAAAAGAAATTCGTTAAATATGTTAAACTTCAAACACAGAGCCGAACTAACGAAGGATTACGATCACGATCTCGACATGACGCAACAAAAATAAGACAGTGATTGACTGATTGTTATGAAATTAGAAATCTATTTTCATTCAATTCAAATTATTACCATTGTAGGTGCATGGTCGAATAGTCATAGCTAAATGAAATTACGAGACATAGGGTCTGGGGCACCGACATCAGACGACGGTCAAACTAATTTAGTCTTGGCGCTCATAAGGTTAATTATTTTGGCCCATTGTTCTGCATGTTATAGGTAACAGTTCTTAACCCTTTTCAAGTCCCGTAAAATTTATAAAGCTATCGGGAAATGTGACTTATCTAAATGAACCCTCCTCAACGTGAGTGTGATTGATTGATTGGAATATATTTGGAGTTTTTTGGGAAAATGTTAGCTTAGCAGACCGTTGTGAACCATATAGAATGGTATGAAGGTATACACACCATCAATAGTGTAGCCGGTTGTAACTGACTCGTGCCTTGTCCTTTGAGCTAGACGGCCttcacacacacatacacatttCTGGATAGAACTTCGTGTTTCGGATACGATCAATGATGACGTTCTCTATCAGCCAGACGATTTATGATTTTAAATGTCAGTAGCTAATGATTTGtaaatgcatattttattttatgttctaGTACATACGTTTTAATTGCTTGTAATGTAACTCTGTGTATAGatagatatttttataagttatAAGCCACTGACAGTTACTAAGTGTTAAATCTGTTAATAAATCTGTCCTGTGTAGTATTACCCACTTATGTGGAACTGTGTTTTTCTAAACAATCGATTTGCAAACACAAATGAGCGATATCTATTCTGTCCCACCGCACATGgtaattaattattagtaaCATTTGAAATTCAATAGTTTACCCGTAATTATTAGTAACATTTGAAATTCAATAGTTTACCTGTATTCGTGTTTTCCTAGGACTTGCATAATGTGTACTAATTATACCTAATGTTCAATTGTTAAGAAAACAATATACTATGGTAGAGTCAGTCAGGTTAGGGCGCTATCTGATACTTTAGCGAAAATGATGGTACTTTTTGCTTGGTTAGGGCACATTATTCCTTGAAATAGAAGCATTTAGTATATCACTAATCTGTGTACGTGTTAATACTGTGCCTTACATGTTAGTATTATCTATAGATTAAGCTGTAACTGTAATGTTTGCACTAGCAGGAAATACTAGTGTTTACACCTTATGCCTAGCCTTTACATAAACATTGATAAAATATAACATTTCAAATAGTTTGTCAACACGCCCATGTTGGTAATGAAACACGATTGCAAAAAACAAAGAATAATATTTGAAATAGATTGTCAATGCCAATAGCCGGGTCTACACAGCGAGGCACGTCGCGAGGCAATTTCCTCGCGCAGCAAATGTGTTGTGCAGGTAGacttgcctcggccgaggcagtgTGCAATGGGTGCGTCTAgccaaatactatgtaaactctacgagttaatacgtgcagctcggtgccaaagttggcaacaggcacactagcgctcctagcggcatgagttgatcaaaatagtttagtttcatacagcataaaattaaaaaaaattacaaattcttatttttttgttttattccgtctaaaaatgttaaagtagatcaagtaatagcattttctattttaatttactcaaataaaagtctgaacaactactttgatcaactcgaaccgctagatggcgctagtaaaattgttgccgctcaattgtatgggaaacgtcagaagctgcacgtattatagtatatagtatttggTCTAGCTCGGCCTGGCGATTACGATTCGttacaaccaaattttataataccatTTAATTTGAATGTCGCAATGTTAAAACGGATTAGTagtaaaatatctaaaattacaaaaataccaattcTCAGAACATCAAAATACTAAAATGACATTGGCCTATTACATTCCAATATCCGAAATGTATTAGTTTCATAATAaccaaaattcaaaatgacacttTCTCAGAATACTTACCtaaaattttatgtaaataaataaatttaatgtgcATTATATTGTGTTTTATTATGCATTGCActgtgttttattattaactttactattcatttagttaattaatgctaattatttatgaaaaactgtaaaaatacaGTTTTCATGGAAACTAAATTTTAGGCATTTTGAGAAAGTAAAGGTTTGGTTTTAAGTTCATTTGACTTTTAGACATTTTGGGAATACGGTAATTAGAGAAGTAGGTTTagtcatttaaaattttagacattatgagaCTAATCTGTTTTAGCATTGCAACGTTTTAGGTAtatggtattataaaatttggttgtaaCGAACCGTAATCGGCCTAGCAACGTGCCTCGGCTGAGGCAAGTCTACATTGAACGTTGCCGCGTGCTCACGCGTGCGTACCTTGCTTCGCGACGTGCCGcgctgtgtggacccggctaaacAATAGTTCTTGCactcaactttttttttaaacatttgcttGTAACTTTAATGTATGTAttacttaggcccacttgcaccaatcagttaactcagggttagtgggctgtcatctgtcaaattccatacaaaatggtgggttTACCCTGCATTTTAGTTGGTGCTAGTGGCCCTTACTATATCAATTAGTTGTGTTGTGATATTCTGTTTGTTGTGTCTTGCGGTATtcagtattattatttatatgttaatattgtaaatataataattttggtATTTCATTTAGGAAATTGCAACTATTCAGCTTCAGCAGTTTATGTAGTAGGCATATGTAAGTCGatgtttatgaaaattatgaatatttttttggaatttatgtCCCAATAGCTCGCATCACAAcgatatttgtaaataaatatttgtcataCACATGTAACAATGTGTTTTATTGAAGCAATCTTTAGCGACCCACAGTAAGTAAAAAATTTGCCGATGAAATTTGAACAAATGGTATTCGAAAACAGGGCTGAATTTCTTGTTTGAAATCGaacgaaacaaaacaaaagcaactccattctaagggccggttgcatcaaaccgtctgtcaccgttaaagcgttcgttaaattttattgtatgggaagttccattgtctgtcaaatgtgattgacgcaactggcccttaataaaaaatatttaactttatattatatttcattGGAGGTATTTTTGTACTAGTATTAGGACATTGGACCCCAAGAGGTTCCACGCCGCCGCACTATGGGACTGGGACGAAACGGCCAAAAAGAGAACATTCGCAGTTTTTCCCGAAACACCTGAgtcctggggcccgtttctagaaaggtacaagccttgtattacaagtacgcgaactgtcaaatcgtatgggttgtcatggaaacacacttgtaatacaaggcttgtgcctttcgagaaacgggcccctggaaacatttgttttgtttttgaagaAAGGCCAGCTCAGGTCAGGCGCACCTTAAACAGCCGAGTGTATGAGGAATGTAATGACTAATGAAAGCGAAAGATCAGGATTATGGTCTTAGGCTCTcagcattattaatattattatttagcttTGTTCTCACACATCCTATATTTATGTtactacattattttgttattgtaaattGATGTGTGATCCCTTGAGGGTAAAGCCTCCTCCATCTTCCATTTGATTTTGTTTTCCGCAATATGCTCCCAATTATTTCCTGCGGTTTCTATGATGCCATCATTTCATCTTTTTCTTCGTTTCCCTCTGTTCATTCTCCCATGAGCATGGCTCTCACCTCTCAGCATATCCCTCCGAAAAACAGGCATGAGTGACTATTTGTGCAATGTATGTACAGTCACGCTCAATTACAAGTATACAGTTACACGATCATAAATATTTGAGCACGactgtacctaatacctatttatTCGATAGATCTTGTACGGTAGAGTGGCATGCTGATCATGCTTTAGTCTAAGTATTATCCTTATTAACTCTGAGAAGTTTGTTGTTTACTATGCATGCGATTCGGGAAATAACACACATAAATAGTAGCATTGACGTAAATGATTCGCTTATCTTAATTCATATTCAGGACGCCAGTTTATGAATGAATTAGTTGACAGTTTATAACAATTTTCCGGGAAATATAGTCGTATGTAACATATTGCGGTTTAGCTATAGCAAGTAATAAATTTAAGGATAGGTACTCTATAAGGTCTccaaaaataactattattataagCGATTAGTTACAACCTCAACTCAATTATCATTTATTACCGCACCAGTGCGGTAAGATAATAAAAACCCTATAAAGTACGTGTGTAATATCTAGTTATCACTTATCAGTTACGAGCTTAAAAGCGGTTGAATAAGTTCCACGTCTGTAGATGCAATTAAGGTCGtatatatattgggttggtaagaaagtaatgagcgatcgattgaattccacataaaatttttgagagagttctagaatcttctatggtcgaaagtatataaagggcgagtcgcacagtttctcgtcagtcattcactagctgtcgccgagctaatataaggaagaaaatggacgaattaaaagtgcatgtaaggcattgcttactatatgaatttcagtctggccattcagccgccgaagcagtgcgtaatatatgtcagcgtgttgctcctgaagttgtgtctgaggccacggcgaaacgatggttccagcggtttcgtagtggcgacttttcattatcagatcaacctaag is part of the Leguminivora glycinivorella isolate SPB_JAAS2020 chromosome 3, LegGlyc_1.1, whole genome shotgun sequence genome and harbors:
- the LOC125224717 gene encoding uncharacterized protein LOC125224717, which codes for MEVAVFFVCMAIIAQIYAAPTPESGSIADQKNEFELPPMARGGFTMTLHVTVSTTASTSNKLKVKMLPTAEDDNEPIPEYCKNNNIEGKHICVMPNQEWTNRSAETQEIIDQVIGITADRMDNRLILGVELNGNNHGVTLMDLADFEKLKHFSVGGIKEIKKLEFEFKHEYQ
- the LOC125224714 gene encoding uncharacterized protein LOC125224714 isoform X2, encoding MKTIFRLGILSTVPFFIDSIVYKSVQFCSQFSVNKCLKMLKACWDCWTGSGVENGRGDGVYGTQLNGGSESVPLRPARSTERNMFVIPRALSAGDSMEVSCTINDPNRFTANLLTGSPRPDSNNIACQIDSDFQRNEVAIRVIENGQQAIPESEQVKGEANGSSEVLLEFKFDGGYGRTNLEMYINRSFLDVLELKHDVEKITFLEMLGDVKVTGLNFKFA
- the LOC125224714 gene encoding uncharacterized protein LOC125224714 isoform X1, producing MKTIFRLGILSTVPFFIDSIVYKSVQFCSQFSVNKCLKMLKACWDCWTGSGVENGRGDGVYGTQLNGGSESVPLRPARSTERNMFVIPRALSAGDSMEVSCTINDPNRFTANLLTGSPRPDSNNIACQIDSDFQRNEVAIRVIENGQQAIPESEQVKGEANGMMSGSSEVLLEFKFDGGYGRTNLEMYINRSFLDVLELKHDVEKITFLEMLGDVKVTGLNFKFA
- the LOC125224714 gene encoding uncharacterized protein LOC125224714 isoform X3 — translated: MFVIPRALSAGDSMEVSCTINDPNRFTANLLTGSPRPDSNNIACQIDSDFQRNEVAIRVIENGQQAIPESEQVKGEANGMMSGSSEVLLEFKFDGGYGRTNLEMYINRSFLDVLELKHDVEKITFLEMLGDVKVTGLNFKFA